The Trichosurus vulpecula isolate mTriVul1 chromosome 3, mTriVul1.pri, whole genome shotgun sequence genome includes a window with the following:
- the ANKRD9 gene encoding ankyrin repeat domain-containing protein 9 — protein MPWDVKRQGGGLDGPSQSRAQKQCKKSSFAFYQAVRDLLPVWFLEDMRATEAFHWEEGGRASTYSPSEALLYALVHDHQPYAHYLLAKFPRGALAVPSRNFSCCQSSSPHLALAVRYNRVHILRRILRTIRDFPDEERAHYLDRRGCNRVEEGKTSLHVACELARPECLFLLLGHGASPGLCDGAGNTPLDLLLRRVGQDATTTATAPTAGDPLALLDLLFLYMPPGSASPMQRELLGDRVRWQRLLGEEKFQWLAGLAPPSLFARAMQALVRSISPRRFPEALDELPLPPFLQPLDLKLKS, from the coding sequence ATGCCCTGGGATGTCAAGCGACAAGGTGGTGGCCTTGACGGGCCATCCCAGTCCCGGGCCCAGAAGCAGTGCAAGAAGTCATCCTTCGCTTTTTACCAGGCGGTGAGGGACTTGTTGCCCGTGTGGTTCCTGGAGGACATGCGGGCCACAGAGGCCTTCCATTGGGAGGAAGGTGGACGAGCCAGCACCTATTCACCCTCTGAGGCCCTCTTATACGCCCTGGTACACGACCACCAACCCTACGCCCACTACCTGTTGGCCAAGTTCCCCCGGGGGGCACTGGCAGTACCTAGCCGCAATTTCAGTTGCTGTCAGTCTTCATCACCACACCTGGCCTTGGCCGTCCGATATAACCGTGTACATATCTTACGCCGCATCTTGCGGACCATCCGTGACTTCCCAGATGAGGAACGTGCCCACTACCTGGACCGCCGAGGCTGTAACCGTGTGGAAGAAGGCAAGACTTCTCTGCACGTTGCCTGTGAGCTGGCCCGACCCGAGTGCCTCTTTTTATTGTTGGGCCATGGTGCTTCCCCTGGGCTGTGTGATGGTGCTGGCAACACTCCCTTGGACCTGTTGCTCCGGCGGGTTGGGCAGGACGCAACAACCACAGCCACAGCTCCAACAGCTGGTGATCCTCTGGCTCTGCTTGACTTGCTCTTCCTCTACATGCCCCCAGGTTCCGCATCCCCCATGCAGAGGGAGCTGCTAGGTGACCGCGTCCGCTGGCAACGCCTTCTCGGGGaagaaaagttccagtggcttgCTGGCCTGGCCCCACCGTCCCTATTTGCCCGGGCCATGCAGGCCCTCGTGAGGTCCATCTCACCCCGGCGCTTCCCCGAAGCCCTGGATGAACTGCCTCTCCCACCATTCCTCCAACCCTTGGACTTAAAGTTGAAAAGTTAA